In one window of Drosophila ananassae strain 14024-0371.13 chromosome XR, ASM1763931v2, whole genome shotgun sequence DNA:
- the LOC6504966 gene encoding run domain Beclin-1-interacting and cysteine-rich domain-containing protein isoform X1 — protein sequence MATLPFVAAEEAVASAAEPQLRSIRLEKQQHQLARNSLLAELRRATNFWFRAKSTDGQQLLTQSCTRVLRHGMLEPVELQRLSDDFEFLLASAGQQAETRLQGNPTPNHNTSADAVEAFLMEWTERSLRGHCLSQCLQTLVADPELMDFYYPTEEAFLRHSGEATSLFVCLTAVQLNQSGLLGQLEVRCQMRHRRTCSQPNFSISPKLQAVPEEITQKRNYLRRLKSLPNLSQEQARDPDLERLSNRRRCQTFSSPRSQFLDVPSPSSCSSGGSPKRIQLINCDDIKIWTDQTLTESPPEREEKKPVDQPRGSSSPFGSFLGSFFASPPVYTSWFQRGLGEDLNASGGDGDGILDNFLPVNGRKLKKHQTLFEGVSMLDEATTSATCYSTCSAASAAASAASTAPWDIQRPEGSTTTATSSTTASSSVSITPSSDKMDQQSLASFLQMSRQTHNNTQLEKENAHFRISEACIAAIEHVKWSRKLSAKPASLQPNRTEPSLMPYVQPIAGDVENHSAEAVGLQLISRFNEQQLPKLGHLKWLVSEQEAPQKLLPMPALPKLDQDQQPAAGSLTRGTSSWAPPRQQIIFTEHPVESRAKVLEKQNQRCAGCGMRVAKHLQQHYRYCNYLGKYLCTGCHRNQISAIPAKILRSWDFRCYPVCSFAYKLIEQMYGFPLFHVPDLNEQLYKQKELAKARRRRVQLQAVKGFISNCRFAVREQAFFNAIPEHITQDPDMWSMCDFVDVQNKSMGRSIKELVVLSEHHVQSCVLCSGRAFVCEECKSEDLIYPWQRKVQRCDRCGSCFHYGCWKYRTRSRNVQGCPRCARLQNRAS from the exons ATGGCCACGCTCCCCTTCGTCGCTGCAGAGGAGGCAGTGGCGTCAGCAGCGGAGCCCCAACTGCGAAGTATCCGCCTGGAgaagcagcaacaccagctgGCCAGAAACTCCCTGCTGGCGGAGCTGCGGAGGGCCACCAACTTCTGGTTCCGGGCCAAATCGACGGACGGACAACAGCTGCTGACCCAAAGCTGCACCCGCGTCCTCAGGCACGGAATG TTGGAGCCTGTGGAGCTGCAGCGTCTGTCGGATGACTTTGAGTTCCTGCTGGCGAGTGCCGGACAACAAGCCGAGACCAGGCTCCAGGGGAACCCCACTCCCAACCATAACACCAGTGCTGATGCGGTGGAGGCCTTCTTGATGGAGTGGACGGAGCGCAGCCTGCGCGGCCATTGCCTGTCGCAGTGCCTCCAAACCCTGGTGGCCGACCCGGAGCTGATGGACTTCTACTATCCCACGGAGGAGGCTTTCTTGCGTCACTCGGGCGAGGCGACGTCGCTGTTTGTGTGTCTCACGGCGGTGCAGCTGAACCAAAGCGGCCTGCTGGGCCAGCTGGAGGTCAGGTGTCAGATGCGCCACCGACGCACCTGCTCGCAGCCGAACTTTAGTATTTCGCCCAAGCTGCAAGCCGTGCCGGAGGAGATAACCCAGAAGAGGAACTACCTGAGGCGCCTGAAAAGCCTGCCGAATCTCAGCCAGGAGCAGGCAAGGGACCCTGACCTGGAGAGATTGTCCAACAGACGCCGCTGCCAGACGTTCAGCAGTCCGCGTAGCCAGTTCTTGGACGTCCCATCGCCCAGCTCCTGCTCTTCCGGCGGCAGCCCCAAGCGGATTCAGCTGATCAACTGTGATGACATTAAGATCTGGACGGACCAAACGCTGACGGAGTCCCCGCCGGAAAGGGAGGAAAAGAAGCCGGTGGACCAGCCCCGCGGATCCTCCTCCCCATTTGGCAGTTTCTTAGGCAGCTTCTTTGCCTCCCCGCCCGTCTATACCAGTTGGTTCCAGCGGGGCTTGGGCGAGGACCTGAACGCCAGTGGGGGCGACGGCGACGGTATATTGGACAACTTCCTGCCGGTTAATGGCAGGAAACTGAAGAAACACCAAACCCTCTTCGAGGGTGTCAGCATGCTGGACGAGGCCACCACCTCTGCCACTTGTTACTCCACCTGCAGCGCGGCCTCCGCCGCTGCCTCCGCCGCTTCCACAGCGCCCTGGGACATACAAAGACCAGAAGGCAGCACCACCACTGCCACCAGCTCAACCACAGCCTCCAGTTCAGTGAGCATTACGCCGAGCAGCGACAAAATGGACCAGCAGTCGCTGGCATCCTTCCTGCAGATGTCCCGTCAAACGCACAATAACACGCAGTTGGAAAAGGAGAACGCCCACTTCCGGATCTCGGAGGCCTGCATCGCGGCCATCGAGCACGTGAAGTGGAGCCGCAAACTGTCAGCCAAGCCGGCCAGCCTCCAACCAAATCGCACGGAGCCCAGTCTAATGCCCTATGTCCAGCCCATTGCCGGTGACGTCGAGAACCATAGCGCCGAGGCTGTTGGCCTACAATTGATTTCCCGCTTCAACGAGCAACAGCTGCCTAAGTTAGGCCACCTGAAGTGGCTGGTATCCGAGCAGGAGGCGCCGCAGAAGCTGCTGCCCATGCCGGCGCTACCGAAACTGGATCAGGATCAGCAGCCAGCTGCTGGCAGTCTGACCCGGGGTACTTCCAGCTGGGCCCCACCGCGTCAGCAGATCATATTCACGGAACACCCGGTGGAGAGTCGCGCCAAGGTGCTGGAAAAGCAGAATCAGCGCTGTGCCGGCTGCGGCATGCGTGTGGCAAAGCATCTGCAGCAGCACTATCGCTATTGCAACTATCTGGGAAAATATCTCTGCACCGGCTGCCACCGGAACCAAATATCGGCCATTCCCGCTAAGATTCTACGCTCCTGGGACTTCCGCTGCTATCCGGTGTGCTCGTTCGCCTACAAGCTCATCGAGCAGATGTACGGCTTTCCACTCTTCCATGTTCCGGACCTGAACGAGCAGTTGTACAAGCAGAAGGAGCTGGCCAAGGCCAGAAGGAGGAGGGTCCAGCTTCAGGCCGTTAAGGGCTTCATATCGAATTGTCGGTTCGCCGTGAG AGAGCAGGCCTTCTTCAATGCCATTCCAGAGCACATAACCCAGGATCCGGACATGTGGTCCATGTGCGATTTTGTCGACGTGCAAAACAAAAGCATGGGCCGGTCCATAAAGGAGCTGGTCGTCCTCAGCGAACATCATGTCCAAAGTTGTGTG CTCTGTTCGGGTCGGGCTTTCGTCTGCGAGGAGTGCAAAAGTGAAGACCTCATATATCCCTGGCAGAGGAAAGTTCAACGCTGCGATAGGTGCGGATCCTGCTTTCATTACGGCTGCTGGAAGTACCGGACTCGGAGCCGGAATGTACAGGGATGCCCCCGGTGTGCCCGTCTACAGAATCGGGCCAGCTAG
- the LOC6504966 gene encoding run domain Beclin-1-interacting and cysteine-rich domain-containing protein isoform X2 — protein MGGSQNTLELEPVELQRLSDDFEFLLASAGQQAETRLQGNPTPNHNTSADAVEAFLMEWTERSLRGHCLSQCLQTLVADPELMDFYYPTEEAFLRHSGEATSLFVCLTAVQLNQSGLLGQLEVRCQMRHRRTCSQPNFSISPKLQAVPEEITQKRNYLRRLKSLPNLSQEQARDPDLERLSNRRRCQTFSSPRSQFLDVPSPSSCSSGGSPKRIQLINCDDIKIWTDQTLTESPPEREEKKPVDQPRGSSSPFGSFLGSFFASPPVYTSWFQRGLGEDLNASGGDGDGILDNFLPVNGRKLKKHQTLFEGVSMLDEATTSATCYSTCSAASAAASAASTAPWDIQRPEGSTTTATSSTTASSSVSITPSSDKMDQQSLASFLQMSRQTHNNTQLEKENAHFRISEACIAAIEHVKWSRKLSAKPASLQPNRTEPSLMPYVQPIAGDVENHSAEAVGLQLISRFNEQQLPKLGHLKWLVSEQEAPQKLLPMPALPKLDQDQQPAAGSLTRGTSSWAPPRQQIIFTEHPVESRAKVLEKQNQRCAGCGMRVAKHLQQHYRYCNYLGKYLCTGCHRNQISAIPAKILRSWDFRCYPVCSFAYKLIEQMYGFPLFHVPDLNEQLYKQKELAKARRRRVQLQAVKGFISNCRFAVREQAFFNAIPEHITQDPDMWSMCDFVDVQNKSMGRSIKELVVLSEHHVQSCVLCSGRAFVCEECKSEDLIYPWQRKVQRCDRCGSCFHYGCWKYRTRSRNVQGCPRCARLQNRAS, from the exons ATGGGAGGAAGCCAGAATACCCTGGAG TTGGAGCCTGTGGAGCTGCAGCGTCTGTCGGATGACTTTGAGTTCCTGCTGGCGAGTGCCGGACAACAAGCCGAGACCAGGCTCCAGGGGAACCCCACTCCCAACCATAACACCAGTGCTGATGCGGTGGAGGCCTTCTTGATGGAGTGGACGGAGCGCAGCCTGCGCGGCCATTGCCTGTCGCAGTGCCTCCAAACCCTGGTGGCCGACCCGGAGCTGATGGACTTCTACTATCCCACGGAGGAGGCTTTCTTGCGTCACTCGGGCGAGGCGACGTCGCTGTTTGTGTGTCTCACGGCGGTGCAGCTGAACCAAAGCGGCCTGCTGGGCCAGCTGGAGGTCAGGTGTCAGATGCGCCACCGACGCACCTGCTCGCAGCCGAACTTTAGTATTTCGCCCAAGCTGCAAGCCGTGCCGGAGGAGATAACCCAGAAGAGGAACTACCTGAGGCGCCTGAAAAGCCTGCCGAATCTCAGCCAGGAGCAGGCAAGGGACCCTGACCTGGAGAGATTGTCCAACAGACGCCGCTGCCAGACGTTCAGCAGTCCGCGTAGCCAGTTCTTGGACGTCCCATCGCCCAGCTCCTGCTCTTCCGGCGGCAGCCCCAAGCGGATTCAGCTGATCAACTGTGATGACATTAAGATCTGGACGGACCAAACGCTGACGGAGTCCCCGCCGGAAAGGGAGGAAAAGAAGCCGGTGGACCAGCCCCGCGGATCCTCCTCCCCATTTGGCAGTTTCTTAGGCAGCTTCTTTGCCTCCCCGCCCGTCTATACCAGTTGGTTCCAGCGGGGCTTGGGCGAGGACCTGAACGCCAGTGGGGGCGACGGCGACGGTATATTGGACAACTTCCTGCCGGTTAATGGCAGGAAACTGAAGAAACACCAAACCCTCTTCGAGGGTGTCAGCATGCTGGACGAGGCCACCACCTCTGCCACTTGTTACTCCACCTGCAGCGCGGCCTCCGCCGCTGCCTCCGCCGCTTCCACAGCGCCCTGGGACATACAAAGACCAGAAGGCAGCACCACCACTGCCACCAGCTCAACCACAGCCTCCAGTTCAGTGAGCATTACGCCGAGCAGCGACAAAATGGACCAGCAGTCGCTGGCATCCTTCCTGCAGATGTCCCGTCAAACGCACAATAACACGCAGTTGGAAAAGGAGAACGCCCACTTCCGGATCTCGGAGGCCTGCATCGCGGCCATCGAGCACGTGAAGTGGAGCCGCAAACTGTCAGCCAAGCCGGCCAGCCTCCAACCAAATCGCACGGAGCCCAGTCTAATGCCCTATGTCCAGCCCATTGCCGGTGACGTCGAGAACCATAGCGCCGAGGCTGTTGGCCTACAATTGATTTCCCGCTTCAACGAGCAACAGCTGCCTAAGTTAGGCCACCTGAAGTGGCTGGTATCCGAGCAGGAGGCGCCGCAGAAGCTGCTGCCCATGCCGGCGCTACCGAAACTGGATCAGGATCAGCAGCCAGCTGCTGGCAGTCTGACCCGGGGTACTTCCAGCTGGGCCCCACCGCGTCAGCAGATCATATTCACGGAACACCCGGTGGAGAGTCGCGCCAAGGTGCTGGAAAAGCAGAATCAGCGCTGTGCCGGCTGCGGCATGCGTGTGGCAAAGCATCTGCAGCAGCACTATCGCTATTGCAACTATCTGGGAAAATATCTCTGCACCGGCTGCCACCGGAACCAAATATCGGCCATTCCCGCTAAGATTCTACGCTCCTGGGACTTCCGCTGCTATCCGGTGTGCTCGTTCGCCTACAAGCTCATCGAGCAGATGTACGGCTTTCCACTCTTCCATGTTCCGGACCTGAACGAGCAGTTGTACAAGCAGAAGGAGCTGGCCAAGGCCAGAAGGAGGAGGGTCCAGCTTCAGGCCGTTAAGGGCTTCATATCGAATTGTCGGTTCGCCGTGAG AGAGCAGGCCTTCTTCAATGCCATTCCAGAGCACATAACCCAGGATCCGGACATGTGGTCCATGTGCGATTTTGTCGACGTGCAAAACAAAAGCATGGGCCGGTCCATAAAGGAGCTGGTCGTCCTCAGCGAACATCATGTCCAAAGTTGTGTG CTCTGTTCGGGTCGGGCTTTCGTCTGCGAGGAGTGCAAAAGTGAAGACCTCATATATCCCTGGCAGAGGAAAGTTCAACGCTGCGATAGGTGCGGATCCTGCTTTCATTACGGCTGCTGGAAGTACCGGACTCGGAGCCGGAATGTACAGGGATGCCCCCGGTGTGCCCGTCTACAGAATCGGGCCAGCTAG